The DNA region GCGCTGCGCGAGCTGCGCGAGCGGACCATCCCGGCGCTGGTCCGCGAGATCGACCGCGAGCGGCCGGGCGCGGTGCTGCTCACCGGCGGCTGACGGCTGTGCCACCGCACGGTGGTCACCGTGCAGCGCAGCATCGAGCTGATCGGCATCCCGACGGTGGTGATCACGGTCGAGCCGGAGGAGACGCTGCAGGCGAGGCCGCCGCGGGCGCTCTGCCCGCGCGGCTTCGTCGCCGGCCACTCGCTGGGCCGGGCCGGCGACGCCGCGCTGCAGAAGTGGATCCTGACCGACGCGCTCGCGCTGCTCACCGCCGAGCCGCGCCCGGGCCAGGTGGTCGTGCGCGACTACGCGTGAAGCGGATCCCGCCCCGCCCCGCGCGCCGGCGCAGGGCGGGACGGGCCTTGCCGTCACGGGCCCGCGTACACCGTCACGCCGCCGGGCCCGTACTTCAGGCTGGGCCCGTGCGCGATGTACACGATGCGCGGCGACGCCCACCGGTCGAGCTGGATGCTGCGCACCGGGTTCCAGGCCATCTTCGGCGCGCCCTGCGGGACCGTCCCGGAGGCCAGCCACGCGCCGTCCTTGTAGCGCCCGAAGCCGCCCCACCCGAAGCCGACCCAGATCGACCCGTCCGACGGGTCGCAGGCGATGGCGCTGGCCTGGTTGCCGGTGCCGGCGGGGAGGTCGATGCGCTGCACCGAGAACGCGTTCGCCGGGTCGCTCACCGTCTTCGCGCGGTCGATGGTCACCCGCGCGATGCCCTTGCCCGCCGAGGCGACCCACAGCGTCCCGTCGTCGCAGAACGTCAGCCCGGAGACGTTGTCCCAGTACGTGTCGTCCGCGGGATCGCCGCCGAAGAACGTCGCGTGCGGCGTCGGCGGCGCCATGCTGCCCCACCAGCCGTTCCAGCTCGGGCGGTTCATGGTCGCGTAGTCCGGCAGGCTCGCGGTCCGGACCTCGTTCGAGAACCAGGGCACGTTCGCCACCGGGTCGAGCGCGAGGCCGGTGGACTCGCCGGTGAGGAAGCGGCCGTCGCTGCCGGTGATGGCGGGGTGCTCGTGCTCGAACACCGCGAAGCTGTCGGCGAACGCCGCGTCGCCCTTGATGTAGTCGAGCCAGCCGCGCTGCTCCGGGTGGGCCGCCAGGATCGAGAGCACGGCGTGCGACGAGCCGAGGTAGACGTCGCCCTGCGAGAGCGCCCGGCCGGCGTCGTGGTTCACCACGATCCGGTGCACCACCCGGCCCTTGCCGCGCCGCCCGGACACCCAGGTCGAGTCGGACCAGGTCTCGCCGCAGACGGAGTTCCACGGGACCTGGGGGTAGTTGCTGTTGTCCCAGTGCTCGCAGATGACGCCCGGCGGCGAGGCGATGAACACGTGGCGCCGCAGCGTCACCTTGGTCCCGTCGAACGCCACCACGTCGGCGCCGCCCGAGCGCCGCGCCCACTCGGCGTCGTAGTCGTAGTCCGAGCCCACGCCGCGGTAGCCCACCACCGCCGCGCCCGCGGCCGCGCCCGCCACCGAGATGATGGGGCAGACGGCGGCCGGGCTCTGCGGCGCCTCGACCGCGATCTCCGCGGGGTCGTGGCAGTTCGCGGTGAGGCCGGCCGCGGCCGGGTCCACCCGGACGAAGTCGCGGTCGTCGCGGCGCTTCACGAACAGCGCCGACCCGCCCGCCACGTACACGTTCCCGCCCTCGTCCGCCGAGGCGTCGCTCACCTCCGCGGTGAGCCCCTGCGCCTCGCCGTAGAAGGTGAACCCGCCCACCTCGGCGGGCGGATCGACCGGCGGCGGCGGGGGCGGCGGGGGCGCGGGGCACGGCAGCGCCGGGCAGCCCGGCGCCACCGGGCAGGTGCCGTCGCAGACCGGGGTCGGATCCGACGTCTTCGGCTTCGAGGACCCGGACCCGCACGCCGTCAGCGCGGCCAGCGCCGCGCCCGCCACCAGCCCCACCGCCAGCCAGAACCCTCGCATGCCCCGCCCTCGCTCCCGCGGCCCGGCGGCCGCTCGTGTGCGCCGGGAAAGCTGGGGCCAGCAGCGAGACGGGCCAAGCCGTGCTCGAGGGGAGGCCCCCGCTGCCGCCCTGCCGCGCCGGGGCGCCGGCGGGCTCGCCCCGCCCCGCGGGCCGTGCCAGAATCCGCCGGTGCTCCAGGGCGATCTCGCCACCTTCCCGCTCCCCGACCTCTTCCAGTGGCTCGACCAGGGCCGCCGCGCCGGCGTGCTCGAGATCGACTCGGGCGACGGCGCGCGCTTCTGGCTGGAGGTGCAGGACCGGCGCGTCCGGGCGGCCGCCCGCCCGCCCGCCGAGCACGTGGGCCTCGGGACGCTCGCCGGCTGGCACCACGCCGAGCCGCCCGAGGCGCTCTGGCCGGAGGCCTGCGCCGACCGGATCGTGGACCTGTTCCTGGCGCCGCCCGGCGGCCGGTTCGCGCTGGTGGACGGCGCGGCCGGGTTCGAGGACGGCGTGCCGCTCGATCTCTCCCTCGGGCAGATGACGCTGGAGGGGCTGCGCCGGCTGGACGAGTGGCCCGACCTCGACCGGCGCTATCCGTCCGAGTCGGCGCTGCTGTGCGCCGACGGCGCCGGCGCCCCGCGCACGCCGGGGCAGCGCGCGCTGCTGGAGGCGGCGCGGCGCCGGGTGTCGATCGCGGAGGCGCGCCTCGCGCTCCACCTCTCGCGCCCCGCCGCGCTCCGGCGCATCGAGGCGCTCCGGGAGCTCGGGCTGGCGCACGTGGAGGGCGTGGCCGCGCACGCCGACCCGGTCTCCTCGCTCATCGACAAGGCGCAGCTGCTCGTGGGCGAGCGGCAGTTCGACGAGGCGTCCATCGTGTTCCGCAGCCTGCTCGCCGCGGATCCGTCGGATCGCCGCGTCCGCGCGCTGCTGCGCGAGGCCGAGCGCGAGCAGGTGGCGGCGCTGTACGAGGAGCTGTCGCCGATGGCGGTGCCGGTGCTGCTCGGCGGCCCCGCCTCGCTGGACTCGCCCGCGGGGCGGCGGCTCGGGGGCATCGACCGCGAGGTCGCGTCGCGCGTGAACGGCGCCTGGGACGTGGCCAGCGTCGCCCTGTCCTGCCCCCTGCGCGAGGTCGAGACGCTGAAGTCGCTGCGGAAGCTCGTCCGGCTGGGGCTGGTGGACCTGCGCGACGGCGCGCCCCCCGCCCGCCGACCGGGCCGCGGCGGCGGCCCCGGCTCACCGTAGGAACCCGCGTGGGCGACGCGCGCGCCGTGACACGCGCATGACGCGAGGGGCCTAATCCTGTTCCGGAGGGAGACGGCTCATGGAACAGGTGATCGACCCCGCGGTGCACCCCGGGAAGCCGCTGCTGCGCGGCGTCTCGCACGAGATCGCCGCCTCGCTGTCGCTCGCCGCCTGGGTGGCGATGGCGCTCACGGCCCCGCCGGGCCGGGCCAGCGTCGCCGCCCACGTGTACGGCGCCTCGCTGTTCACGCTGTTCGCGGTGAGCGCGCTCTACCACCGGCCCATGTGGTCGCCGCGGCCGCGGCTGCTGATGCGGCGCCTCGACCACTCCGCCATCTTCCTGCTCATCGCCGGCACGTACACGCCCATGTGCCTGCTGCTCGGCGAGAAGGGCACGCCGGTGCTGGCGCTGGTGTGGACCGGCGCGGTGCTCGGGATCTTCCGCGCCGTCCTCTGGCCGCGCGCGCCGCGCTGGCTCAGCGCCGCGCTGTACGTGCTGCTCGGCTGGCTGATCCTGCCGCTCCTGCCGGCGGTGGCGCGGGCGGCCGGCGCGGGCGGGCTGGTGCTGCTCGCGCTCGGCGGCCTGGTGTACAGCCTCGGCGCGGTGGTCTACGCCACCAAGCGGCCGAACCCGTTCCCGGGCGTGTTCGGGTACCACGAGGTCTTCCACGCGATGGTGATCGCGGCGGCCGCGCTCCACTTCGCGGTGGTGCTGAGCGCGCTGCGCCGGATCGGCTGACGCGCGCCGCTCAGATCCGCTCGAGCTTCACCATCGCGGCCACGAGCAGGTGCAGCGCGAACAGCGCCTCCGGCTCGGTGACCGCCGCGTCCGGCTTCGCCGCGATCCGGCCCAGGCGCAGGAACTCGCGCCCGTCCAGCCCGAGCAGCGTGGCGCGCGCCGCCGGCGCGACCTCGTCCACCCGCAGCCCGGCGAGGACCTCCGCGACCGCCTCCGCGGCGCGCCGCGCCGCCGGCCCGTAGGAGCGCTCGCGGATGTCGTGCTCCACGTCGGCGAGCGCGGCGCCGCGCCCCGGGAACATCCGCGCGAACGACAGGCCCAGGAGCTGGCCGCGGTCGCGGTACGCCTCGGGCGCGGAGGGATCGGCGCGGGGCGCGGGCGCGCGGCCGGCGGGCGCCGCGGCGGCCGGCGCCGGCGCCTCGGCCGCGGCGGAGATCCGGGAGGCCAGCTCGGAGCCGCCGCCGGACAGGATCTGCCGCGGGGCCGCGCGGTGCGGCTGGCGCGCGTCGAGGTCCTTCACCACCCGGCGCGTGATCTCCTTCAGCGCCGCGAGCAGCCCCTCGCCGCGGCTCGCCACCGTCTCGAAGTCCGGCGCGCCGAGCAGGTTGAGCTGCCGCCGCAGCTCGGCCACCGGCAGCACGCCGGGCAGGTCGCGCTTGTTGTACTGGAGGACGTGCGGGAACGCGGGCAGGTCGATGCCCATCTCCGCGAGGTTGGACTCGAGGTTCGCGAACGACTCCAGGTTCGAGTCGAGCACCGACGCCTGCGAGTCGGCCACGAACACCACGCCGTCGGCGCCGTTCAGCACCAGCTTGCGGGTGGCGTCGTAGAAGACCTGGCCCGGGACCGTGTAGAGCTGCAGGCGCAGGGTGAGCCCGCGCACCTGCTCGGACTTGAGCGGCAGGAAGTCGAAGAACAGCGTCCGGT from Anaeromyxobacter dehalogenans 2CP-C includes:
- a CDS encoding PrdB family protein, which codes for MADDAAPKPLELSRYCVPFTPFAGKLEEATLCLVSTAAVRLASDPPFDTGGDTTWRAIPGDAEAKDLRYDDAHYDHACVDADLNCVFPIDRVRELARDGRVGGLTARHFSLGYSQALRELRERTIPALVREIDRERPGAVLLTGGURLCHRTVVTVQRSIELIGIPTVVITVEPEETLQARPPRALCPRGFVAGHSLGRAGDAALQKWILTDALALLTAEPRPGQVVVRDYA
- a CDS encoding DUF4388 domain-containing protein; this encodes MLQGDLATFPLPDLFQWLDQGRRAGVLEIDSGDGARFWLEVQDRRVRAAARPPAEHVGLGTLAGWHHAEPPEALWPEACADRIVDLFLAPPGGRFALVDGAAGFEDGVPLDLSLGQMTLEGLRRLDEWPDLDRRYPSESALLCADGAGAPRTPGQRALLEAARRRVSIAEARLALHLSRPAALRRIEALRELGLAHVEGVAAHADPVSSLIDKAQLLVGERQFDEASIVFRSLLAADPSDRRVRALLREAEREQVAALYEELSPMAVPVLLGGPASLDSPAGRRLGGIDREVASRVNGAWDVASVALSCPLREVETLKSLRKLVRLGLVDLRDGAPPARRPGRGGGPGSP
- the trhA gene encoding PAQR family membrane homeostasis protein TrhA; amino-acid sequence: MEQVIDPAVHPGKPLLRGVSHEIAASLSLAAWVAMALTAPPGRASVAAHVYGASLFTLFAVSALYHRPMWSPRPRLLMRRLDHSAIFLLIAGTYTPMCLLLGEKGTPVLALVWTGAVLGIFRAVLWPRAPRWLSAALYVLLGWLILPLLPAVARAAGAGGLVLLALGGLVYSLGAVVYATKRPNPFPGVFGYHEVFHAMVIAAAALHFAVVLSALRRIG
- a CDS encoding GTP-binding protein; the protein is MSTVNALAREISAKIVYYGPGLSGKTTSLQQIHASVRPESRGQLVSLSTEGDRTLFFDFLPLKSEQVRGLTLRLQLYTVPGQVFYDATRKLVLNGADGVVFVADSQASVLDSNLESFANLESNLAEMGIDLPAFPHVLQYNKRDLPGVLPVAELRRQLNLLGAPDFETVASRGEGLLAALKEITRRVVKDLDARQPHRAAPRQILSGGGSELASRISAAAEAPAPAAAAPAGRAPAPRADPSAPEAYRDRGQLLGLSFARMFPGRGAALADVEHDIRERSYGPAARRAAEAVAEVLAGLRVDEVAPAARATLLGLDGREFLRLGRIAAKPDAAVTEPEALFALHLLVAAMVKLERI